The following nucleotide sequence is from uncultured Draconibacterium sp..
AACCTCCGTAGAATTCGTTAGAGTTCATTAAATCCTTAACATGAATGTTTTGCATACCAAACATTGTTTCAAGATAAAAGTTATTATGCAAGGCAAAACCAAGATTAAATACGCCTCCAGGTCTTATTTTGCTTACTGAATAATCACCAGCATAAAACTGACCGGCTCCAAGTAGCGAAGCATATATTTTCCCCCTTCTGTTCGTTTCAAATGGAATTCCAATATGATTGGCATCAAGTCGTTCTTCCTTTTCGTTCATATACTCCTGAATTACTGTATTTTCTATTTCCTCCTGATCACTTAAAGTCCAAAGATTATCAAGAACCCCTTCAACAATTAATCCCAAAACTGCTTTTTCAATTGCCTCAGTAACGGCCAATTCTGTTGGCTCATTGTAGGTATAACCGGTTTCGGCCTCTAACAATCGTTTAAACTTCACATAACGGAATACGCCCATAGATACTTCTTGTGACAATATTGATTTTGTAGTATAAATGGTTTTTAAAATTTTACCATTACTGGTTGAAACCGCGCGTAAATAAATACTCACACGGTCTTCGCGATATTGAGTTGATGCATCGGTGCCAAAATAACGCACGCCTGCACCTCCGGTGTAAATATTAGTTTCATATGAGGTTATTCCTCCTTCGAGCAACACGCCCGCAAATAACAGAGGGGGCAGTAACGAACCGGTGTTCCCTTCATACTGTTCTCTACTTGAACGGATTATTTTTCGTTCATTAAGTAAATTACTTATGTTCTCCCTTTCAATGGGCACAAACCATCCCGACTCTTCCAATGCTCGAACTAATATATTGGTGGCTCCTTGTGTAACTGCAGTGGACCAGTTAGCACCAGCATTTGAAGGT
It contains:
- a CDS encoding CsgG/HfaB family protein, coding for MEKPNLHSMVKRLLSALFLSSALVACAPYFHQPFSSDRGAELGPETPVKKDLLELPSPKEPIVVAVYKFRDQTGQYKPSNAGANWSTAVTQGATNILVRALEESGWFVPIERENISNLLNERKIIRSSREQYEGNTGSLLPPLLFAGVLLEGGITSYETNIYTGGAGVRYFGTDASTQYREDRVSIYLRAVSTSNGKILKTIYTTKSILSQEVSMGVFRYVKFKRLLEAETGYTYNEPTELAVTEAIEKAVLGLIVEGVLDNLWTLSDQEEIENTVIQEYMNEKEERLDANHIGIPFETNRRGKIYASLLGAGQFYAGDYSVSKIRPGGVFNLGFALHNNFYLETMFGMQNIHVKDLMNSNEFYGGSSLLFRANPDGLFSPFFGVGGGVYYDFEDEIGLSKKTLVPFLSYQAGLEYLVGSRLAITGKSFVNQMFTDFYDGAEGGEFNDHIWGFQLGATYYFGKN